A region of the Kaistia geumhonensis genome:
TCGAGCCCCTTGCCGTTGACGCTGCGGATCTCGAACGTCCAGCGGTAGCCGAGGCCGGCGCCCGTGCTGCGGGCGAAGCCGGTCATGCTCATAAGCGTCATGCGATCATCCCGATCCGCTCGCCCCTGCCCCGAAAGCGGCGACCATAGTCGCAGCCGCCCTCTGCCTCAAGGGAGCCGCTGGTTGGCTGGGCGCGCTCAATCCTGCTGCGTGCCGGCCTTCGGCTTCTTGGCTCCGCCGCCATTCGCGGGTGGCTGAGGCGCGGCGTCGGTCGGATCCGCCTCCTGGTCGCCGGGTCCCGTGCCGGCTGGTGCGGCATCGCCATCGGCGGCATCGGCTCCCGCCTTCTGATCGGCCATCAGCGCGCGATAGCGGGCGACGTTCTTGCGGTGGTCCTGGTAGTTTTCCGCGAAGGCGTGGCCCCCGGTTCCGTCCGCGACGAAATAGAGGTCCTTGGTGCGCGAGGGATTGGCCGCAGCCGCCAGCGAAGCGCGGCCGGGATTGGCGATCGGTCCCTTCGGCAGACCTGCGATCTTGTAGGTGTTGTAGTCGTTCTCGGCATCAAGGTCGCTGCGCTTGATCGCGGCGCCCTGCGGCAGTCCGGCTCCGCCATAGACGCCATAGATGACCGTCGGATCCGACTGCAGGCGCATGTTCTGCTTGAGGCGATTGATGAAAACGGCCGCGACGCGGCTGCGCTCGTCGGCGATGCCGGTCTCCTTCTCGACGATCGAGGCGAGCGTCACGAGTTCTTCCGGCGACTGGACGGGCAGGTCCTTGTCGCGGCCGGCCCAGACCGTCGCCACGACCCGGTCGTGCTCCCGCTCCATACGATCGATGATGCCCTGCCTGCTGTCGCCGCGCGTGTAGCGATAGGTATCGGGGAGCAGAGTGCCTTCCGGCGGTACCGTCTCGATGGTGCCGATCAGGACCGGATCGGCGTTGAGCTTGTCGACGATCTGCTCGCTCGTCAGTCCCTCGGGGATGCTGATCGAATAGACGATGCCCTTGCCGCTCACGAGCGCATTCATGATGTCGCGCATGCTGGCGTGGGCGGGGATCAGATATTCGCCGGCCTTGAGATTGTCGCGCTCGCGCGAGAATTCGACGCCGGCCACGAAAATCCACTTCGAGGATATGAGCCCACGCTCGTGCAGGATCTCGGCGATATCGCGCAGACCCGTGCCCCGGTCGATCAGGACGGTGCGCGGCTGGTCGAAATGGCTGCGCTCCTCGAAGCGCATCTTGCCGAAGAAGAAGAGACCCGCAGCACCGAGCACGCTGACGACGATGATCGTCATCGCGAAATTCATGATCATGACGATCGGGTGGCGCGCCTGCTGCGAGCGAGGCGGCGGGCCTGGCGCACGCTCGGGACGCAGCGCGTCGCTGGGGCTCTTCGGATTGATCCGGCTGGCTCCTGCCGCGCGAGACTTTCCTCGGGCCGGCTCGGCGGCCTTGTCGGCGCCCTCGCCTGTCGGCTGCGCGTCGTTCATCACACCCCGCACCTTGATTGCCGGCCGCTCCAGCCCGTATCGGCCGATCGCGCGACTTTAGGGAGGAATATGGCGAAAGCGCGGGCGATGCCCGCTGCGCCGCTCCGCTCAGCCGTCATGCCGGCGGAAGACCAGCGATGCATTGGTGCCGCCGAAGCCGAACGAGTTCGAGAGCGCGACGTCGATCTTGCGCTTGCGCGCGACCTTCGGGACGAGGTCGATCGGCGTCTCGTAGGCGGGATTGTCGAGATTGATGGTCGGCGGCGCGACATTGTCGCGAATGGCGAGAAGGGAGA
Encoded here:
- the mltG gene encoding endolytic transglycosylase MltG, with protein sequence MNDAQPTGEGADKAAEPARGKSRAAGASRINPKSPSDALRPERAPGPPPRSQQARHPIVMIMNFAMTIIVVSVLGAAGLFFFGKMRFEERSHFDQPRTVLIDRGTGLRDIAEILHERGLISSKWIFVAGVEFSRERDNLKAGEYLIPAHASMRDIMNALVSGKGIVYSISIPEGLTSEQIVDKLNADPVLIGTIETVPPEGTLLPDTYRYTRGDSRQGIIDRMEREHDRVVATVWAGRDKDLPVQSPEELVTLASIVEKETGIADERSRVAAVFINRLKQNMRLQSDPTVIYGVYGGAGLPQGAAIKRSDLDAENDYNTYKIAGLPKGPIANPGRASLAAAANPSRTKDLYFVADGTGGHAFAENYQDHRKNVARYRALMADQKAGADAADGDAAPAGTGPGDQEADPTDAAPQPPANGGGAKKPKAGTQQD